The window AATCGCACTGAATAGACCCAAGGAAATGTCCGATGTTTGATACTGTGGTGCTGCGATCCTTCGTGGCCGTCGTCCAGGAAGGCGGCTTCACACATGCCGCTGCCCGTCTCAATCTGACGCAGTCCGCCGTCAGCGCGCATGTGCGGCGCCTGGAAAAACAGGTCGGCCGCGACCTGCTCGCGCGCACCACGCGCTCGGTCGCGCTCACTGCCGACGGCGAGTTGCTGTTGGGTTACGCGCGCGCGATCCTCGCGCTCAATCACGATGCTCAGGCGCAACTCTCACGCGGACCGAGCGAGGGCGCGATCCGTGTCGGCCTCTCCGAAGATCTCACCAACGTCAGGCTGATGAACGTGATGCAGGCGTTTGCGGTGCGCTACCCGCGTATCGAGTTCAGCGTCCGGGTCGGCATTGCGGCTGAACTGCTGGCCACGATGGATCACGGCGAACTCGACATGGTGATCGGCGGCCGCTGCCAGGGCACCCGCCCTGGGCGCGTGCTGTGGCGCGAGCCGCTCGTGTGGGCCGGCGCGGAGTGGGCATCGCTTACGCCCGGCGCGCCCGTGCCGCTCGCGCTACTTCCGGAGCCCTGCCCGTATCGAGAGGCTGCACTGGCCGCACTTGCGCGGGCAGGCGTCGACTATCGGATCGCACTGGTGTGTTCAAGCGGCGGCGGCCTGTGCGCGGCGGCGCAGGCCGGTTTTGCGGTGACGCCGATCGTGCAGACACAACTCGTGCATGGCCTGCACGTGGTCCCGCCGGATGCCGGCTTGCCTGCGCTGCCCGATGTCGAGTTCACGATGTTCGCCGCGGCGGGGGCATCGGCGCACATCGCCGACGAACTGGGCAACGCGATCGTGCTGGCATTCGTGCGCAAAGGATGACGTCGAGCGGGCGCGAGGCGGGCTGGCGAAGAGAACAAATCAAGACCTCGCTCGACCCGCGCTGGCCAATGAGTCGTCGAGCCTCGACCAGATTTGTTCCGCACGCGCAAAATTATTTGTCCACGGTGGGCGTTTGCTCGGAGCGTCGACACGCCTAGATTTGGGGAGGATCGGAGCCGCCGGCCCGGTCGGCAAGAGAGCCGAATCCAATTCTCTGAGTCCCTTGGAAGCAGTCGTAGACGCGGCGTCTGGTCGAACGGCGGTAGAGGGTCGAAATGCCCCCCTTGAACAGCGCGCGCTCAACACCTCCACTATTCGCGCCGCAGCAAAATATGTCGGCACCAACCGCGAAATGCGGATACCCGAAAGCTTAAAAACCCCTTCGCGCCGTTTCGTCTTACGTAAGCGACGCGGCGCCGAGTTCCTGCTCGCATGGCAAGGCGACTCGGGCGGGCGCGCGCGACAGCCATCCGGGGGGAACGACATGGCCGATATCCGCATGCTCATGGTTACCGACGGTAACTTTTTCAACTACGGCCCGCAGACGACCTCGCATTACGACTCGTCCTGCTTCTCGCTCGTCACGCTCGTCAATGCGCTCAACAATCCCAGCAATATTCCGTCGATCCAGGTCGACACCGCGCACCGGCGCGGCGCGAAGTTTGCCGGGCAAGATCCCGACACCTCGCAGAACTTGACCTACCCGGGCGATTTCGTCTTCACCGATGTGCCCAATCTCGCGGTCTACGACCTCATCTGGCTGATCGGCGACGAAGGCTATAACGGCACGCAATTGGCCAACTGGAATACCAACATCACGCCCGACGAACAAATCGCCATTGCCGATTTCATGAAGGGCGGCGGCGGGGTGTTTGCGGTCGGCGATCACGACGGCCTCGGCGCGTGCATGTGCGGTGGCCTGCCGCGCATTCGCGTGATGCGCAAATGGTTCGAGTGGGATCATGCGTTCACCGATCCGGCGACCGGCCAGACGTTCATGCCGAACTGGTCTGTCGGCGGCGACGGTACGTCGCCCGGCTATCCCGCCGGCATGACCGATCGCTTCGATACGCTGCAGCCCGATGCGACGATGTTCGGCGGCCAGAAGGTCTATTTCTTCTGGGACCAGTCCGACCCGACGCCGCAAACGTTGATGGATGCCGCGGGCAATCCGTTGACCCAGTCGCCGAATCCGATCCATGCCGTGTTGCGCGGCACGGGCGGCGTGGCGATCGCCGATTTTCCGGACCACATGCACGAGGGCGAGGCGACCGATTTCTCGACGATTCTCGCATCGGGCGCATCGTTCAATCCGAACGACGGCGGCGGTACGCCCAACGCGCTGACTTTCATCGACAGCGGCAACCACCCGCATTCATACCCGGAGTTTCCGAACCCGGGCGGTTATCAGCCGACACCCGAGATCATCGCGTACGGCAAGGATGTCGGGCACGCGACTTACGACGGAAATACGCCGCCGGGACAGATGCCCGACTATGCCGCCACGAACGAAAAAGTGCATGGGACCGTCTGCGTCTATGACGGCTACGGCGCGAACGTCGGTCGGATCGTGACCGGGTCGACGTTCCATCACTATCTCGACAAGAATCTGATCGGCGATCCGCACTCCGATACGATGCACGGGCCGCCGACCAACACGGACTTGGGTCTGCCGCCCGCCATCCTCGAACCGATCACGGAGTTCTACGTCAACGTCGCCACGTGGCTCGCGCGGAAGAATCCGACGTTCCATTTCTGGACCCTCAAGAACACCTTCGGCGCCGACGAGGTGCAAAGCGCCATGACCAGCGGCAAGAACTTTCCCGACGCGTTCTACCTCGCGCTCGAAGGTTTCGCACCGAGTGTGGTCGGCAATCCGATGATTCAGTTTTCCGGACCGTTCGCGGCGCAAGGCGCCAAGTTTCTTCAGGGCGGCGCCGTCTTCAGCGGGAACCCCAACACGCCGCAGCGCATTCTGTTTCCGATTACGGTCGTGTCGATTCCCGGCGGGGCTTTTCCTTCCCACGGATCGACAGCCCCGGCGATCTATCCGCTCGAGGCCGGCATCGCGTTCGGCTCGCAAGCGTTCAACGCCGAAGCGTTGTTCGAACTCACGGCCGGCGCGGACCCGTATTTTACCAACGTCGACGCGAACACCACCCCGCCCAATGCGTTCTATCTGAGCCAGGATCTGCGGGTGTTCCAGGTCATCCCGGACTTGAACCAGGTGCCGTTCATCAACTTCCCGGGCGGCGCCGATGCACCGTTCGGCTACCTCGGCAATCTGTTGCTTTACCTGAACGATCCGTCGAATGGCTACACGCAGCAAGGCGGCACCGATCCGTTCCAGACGCTCAATGAGCAGAACGATCTCATCGAGGATTCGTCGGTGGCGAATCAGGTGCTCGGCCCCGACAACAAGAAGCACACGGCGTACAACTTCGCGATCGCGCGTGTGCGGATGAGAGGCACCGGCTCGATGGCCACCAACGTCAAGGTGTTCTTCCGGATGTTCGCGACGCAGTCGAACGACACCGACTACGATCCGCAAACCACGTATCTGAGCACCTACGATGCGTTGAATCTGCCCGACAAGCCGCTCAACGGCGTGGACGCCACGACGAACCCGCCCGACAACCTCACGTTCGCGTTCTTCGCGACGAGCGGCGGCACGGGCGATTACGATCTGAGCGGCAGCAACCCCGGGGCCAACGAGGCGACGATCAGCAGTTCGAGCTACAACGAGACGTATCACTACTTCGGCTGCTATCTGAACGTGGGTGACCTGCCGGCGAATGCGCTTCCGGGCACGCATCACTGCCTCGTTGCGCAAATCGCCTATGACGCCGCGCCGATTCTCAACTCGAACGGGATCACGCTGAGCCCGGAAAACACCGACAAGCTCGCGCAACGCAATCTGCAAGTGACGTGGTCCGGCAATCCGGGCGGGCCCGCCACGCACCGCATTCCGCAAACCTTCGACAACAAGCCGAGCCTGCGCACCGACAACCCGCTGACGACGATGCTCGGCTATCCCGACGAGCTGATGATCGATTGGGGCAACACGCCGAAGGGCAGCGTCGCGAGCATCTATTGGCCGCAAGCGAGTTCGCTCGACGTGGTGCGGCTGTCGATGCTGCTCTACGCGGACGTCCCGTGGACCGCCACCGACGAGCACACGGTGCAATGCACGGTCGATCATCCTGTGACGTATCTGCCGATTCCGTTCGGGACCGGCGCGAGCTTCGCGGGCCTCTTCACGATCGACCTGCCGATCGGCGTGAAGGCCGGGCAGCAGTTCAACGTGGTGGTGCGCCGCGTGCGCAGCCGGCAACCGCCTGCGTTGACGAACAACACGGGGATCGTGGCGCAGGCGCGTGCCGAGGCCGAGCGCAAACCGCCGGTCACCGACTGGCGCTACATCGTCGGCACGTTCCAGGTCACGATTCCGGTTTCGCTCGAAGAGCCGTTGCTGTGGCCCGAGGAGAACACGCTCGCGATCATGAAGTGGCGCTTCTTGAACACGCCGCTGACGAGCCGGTGGTATCCGGTGTTGCAGCGCTACTTGTCCTACCTGGTCGGCCGCGTCAATGGGTTCGGCGGCAAGGCGGGCGCGATCCCGGCGTCGCCGAACGGCGCGCCGGAGCCGGGCCCTGGCCAAGGGCACGGTCCGGGGCAGGGCGGCTGCGGCGGTGAGCTCGTGCCGTATCGCGGCAAGGTGTGCGAGGTGCTGTTCGATTGCTTCGGCGATTTCGAGGGCTTCGTCCTCGAGAGCTGCTGCGGCACTCAGCGCTTCAGCACCTGCGAATCCGGCTTCGCCGATGTCGTGTTGCGTGCGTGCCGCGAGCGATTGGTGCTGACCGTCTTTGTCGAGAAGGGACGCAAGGACAAGATCCGGCAACTGATGGTCACGTGCTGCTGATCGGGTGAGCCATCGCTGCATCGGGCAGCACGTCGATCGAATCGCGCCGGTCACGCCGGCGCGATTCGATCATTTCTGGTCCGTGAGCGAGCTCAAGATCCGATAGGCCGCTGCCACCCGAGCATCGATCGGGTAGGACTTGTTGGCGAGGATCACGATGCCGATCTTGCGCGCCGGGATGAAGACCGCGTAGGTCGAGAAGCCGTTCGTCGAGCCGGTCTTGTTGATGAGCGCCTCGGATTGCGGCGGCAACGGCGGCGTCAACTCGGTCGCCGCGGCGCCTTTGTAAATGACGTCGGGCGAGTTGCCGGCCTGCAGCGTGTTCAACGCGACCGGATACGGATACTGCTCCCAAATCAGGTCCTGGACGAAGGGCCCGATGGCGTAATAGCCCGTCTGAGCGCACGCAATCGCTTGCTGCCACTTGGCATCGACGGGCGACACGTTCATGTTGACGTCGAGGAATCGCAGGACGTCCGCCGTATCGGTCTTGATTCCGTATGCCTCGGAAGCCAGCGCGCCGGGGTTCAGCCTCACCGGGGCGTCGTTTTTGTTGTAGCCCTGCGCGTAGTCCTTCATCACGCCGGCCGGCACGTCGAGGTAGGTGTGCGTCATGCCGAGGGCGGGCAGCAGCATGCCTTGCATCGCGTCGTCGAACGGCTGGTTCATGCTTTTCGCCGCGATCAGGCCAAGGGTGCCGATCCCGGGGTTCGAATAGAGGCGGAACGTCCCGGCCGGATGTTCCGGTTTCCAGTCGCGCAGGAACGTCGTCAGTTGCTCGTTGTTCGCGATGCTGTCAGGGACATAGAGGGGCAGGCCCGACGTGTGCGTGCCGAGGTTCAGCAAGCTCGCGCGTGCGAGGTTGCTGCCGCGCAGACCCGGTAAATGCTGGCCGGCCGTGTCGGACAGCGACAGCTTGCCGTCGACTTGCGCGTAGCAAGCGAGCGTGGCTGTGAGCGTCTTGCTGAACGAGCCCACCTCGAAGAGCGTGTGACGGGTCACGGGATCGCGCGTGTCCTTCGACGCGATGCCGTAGTTGTAGAAGGTGTGCTTGCCGTCGACGGTCACGCCGACCGCGATGCCCGGAATGCCGTACTGCTGCTTGACGGGGGCGATGGCCGCGTCCACGGCGCGCTGCAGTGCCGGTTGCTGAGCGTCGACGGCGGTGGCGGCTTGGCTTTGGGATGCGACGACACAGGCGATCGTCGTCATCAAGGCTTTGAGTTTCCGATTCATTGTTTGGGAGGTTTGGGAGTTGGCAGCTTATCGGTGGAAGAAGGGGGAGAAGCGTTCGAGGTGCAGCGATTGTCGTTCCCGCCTGGGCCACGCGACAAGCGAGGATAACTTGACCGAGCCATAAGAAATTCTTTGCGCTCGCGCGAGCAGACGATTCCGCTTTCCTTTTATTGCGAGTAAGTAACGAGTAAGTCGACCGGTCCTAGAGTCGCGTCTGTTGCCTTCACCGACCACCGGAAAACGACTGTGAAAATTACGCTCCGCCGCGAACGTCCGCTATTGCTTGCCATTGCTTCTCTTGCGCTCACGTCGGGCACCGCCTGGGCCGACGGCGCCATCGGCGCGGAAGCGTCAGGCACGAACGACTCCGGCCTCACCATCCTGAGCAACGCCACGAACGTGACCCGCTGGGGGCTCGGCGCCGGAGTCGGCGTCGAGGAGGGCGCGTACAAGGGGTACGGCGCCAAGACCACGCCGCTGCCGCTGTTCTATTTCGACGACAAATGGGTGCACGCCCTCGGCACCACGATCGACTTGAAGATCGGCAACTGGAGCGGCGTGAGCGTCGCGCTGCGCGGCCGGTACGCGCTCGGCGAGGGCTTCAAGGGGTCGGACGCGCCGATCCTGAACGGCATGGAAAATCGCAACGGCGCGTTCTGGTACGGCCCGGCGCTCGCGTGGCGTACCGCATTCGGCACGCTGTCGACCGACTACCTGCTCGGCGGCAACAAGGGCGAGCGGGCCAATATCGATTTCAGCAAGTCCTTCGATCTGGGACGTTTTTCCCTCACGCCGCACGCCGGCGTCGAATGGCTGAGCAGCAAATACGTCGATTACTATTACGGCGTGCGGCCGTCCGAAGCAGAGGCGGGGCGCCCGGCGTACACCGGGACCTCGACCTGGAACATGTCGGTGGGCACGCGTGTCGACTACCACTTCACCAAGCAGCAGCAGGTGCTTCTCGATGTCGGCGTGTCGCATCTCGGCAGCGCGATCACCGACAGTCCGATCGTCGGCAAGCGGTACGTTCCGAAGGTCATGGTCGGCTATCTTTACCACTTCAATTGAGCGCAGCGTCATGTCGCGAGTTGCGATTGTCGAAGACCACGAGCGCCTCGCCGGCATGGTGCGCCAGGCGCTGGGCGACGCGGGGATCGAAGCCGATTTGTTCCGCAGCGTCTCGGAGGCGAGCTATGGCGTGAGCCAGGCCGACTACGCGGTGCTGATCATCGACCGCGGCCTGCCCGACGGCGACGGGCTTGCGTTCCTGCGTTCGCTGCGGGCCGCGGGAAGGATGACGCCTTGCCTGATGCTGACCGCGCGCGATGCGCTGCATGACCGCGTCGACGGCCTCGAGAGCGGCGCGGACGATTACGTCACGAAGCCGTTTGCGATGAGCGAGCTCGTTGCGCGCGTGCGCACGCTGATGCGCCGGCCGGCTGTGCTGACCGCGCTGATCGCGTCGTTTGCCGATATCAGCGTCGATCCCCGGCAGCGTGTCTTGCAGTGCGGCGCCGAGTCCGTCGTGCTTGCGCCGACCGAGCTGCAGATCATGCAGTGCCTCATCGAAGCCGCCGGCGGCACGGTTCGGCATGCGACGCTCGAACATGCCGCCTGGGGGCTCGGCGGCGCCGTAACGCCCAACGCGCTCGAAGTGACGCTGCATCGCTTGCGCAAAAAGCTCGCGGCGATCGGCGCGGCGACGCGGCTCACGAATACGCGCGGCGCCGGCTTCGCGCTGCAGGCGGGCGCCCAGGGCCCGCTCTCGAGCGACGAGCCGGCGCCGTCGAAACGGGACGCGGGCGTATGAAGCAGCGCATTCTCGTCGTCGATGGCGACGCCGCGTGCCGCGACGCGCTGCGCGTCTGCCTGCACGCGAGCGGCTACGATGTCGCCGTGCTGTACGAGCCCGGCAAGATGGAGAAGCGGCTCCGTGAAGAGCGCCCGGCCCTCGTCGTCATGGCGAGCGGCGCAGTGCTCGGCAGCGGTCTCGCGGCGCTGAAGGCATTGCGCCGCAGCGGCGACGACCTGCCGGTCATCATGCTCGGAGAGCGGGACGACGCGGTGGAGCGCATCGTCGCGCTCGAATGCGGCGCGGACGATTTCATCACCAAGCCGTTCAACGCGCATGAGGTGCTCGCAAGAATCCGGCGCGTGCTCGCGCGCGCCAAGGACGTTTCGTTCCAGGACCCGGCATCGCGGCCGCCCTTTAGCTTCGACGGCTTCGAGCTCGACTTCGCCTCGCGCACGCTCAGGTTTCGCGGCGAAGCGGTGCCGCTGTCGGAGCGCGACTATGCGATTCTCAATCTGTTCACGAGCGCGCCGAACCAGGTGTTGTCGAGAGAGCGGATTGCCCAGGGCATCTGGCCTGAGACGCCGTACCGGCCCGGGTCGGTGTCCGCCGCGGTGCATCGCCTGCGCCGCTTGATCATGAGCCGGTCCGCCATTCCCGATCTGATCCAGACGGTGCGCGGGACCGGCTATGTGTTTTGTTCGAGCTAGTCATCATGTTCAAGCACTGGATTCGAAGTTTGTCCGCGCGGCTGTGGCTGACGAGCGTCGCTGCGCTGGCCCTTGGCCTCGCGCTGTTGGCGACGTCCGTCATTTACGTGCTCGAGCGCTATCCGGACCCGTTGCTCGGGCGGCGCGAGCAATTGGAATTCGTCGCCGCCGTCGCGCGCGGCCTTAACTTCGACTCCGCCGGCCATCCCGTCTCGGTGCAGCTTCCCGAGCCGATATCGTGGCTATTCAATGTGACGCCGACGGAAGTCCAGTACCGCGTGCTCGACGAAAACGGGCGCTTGTTAATGGCGTCCGCGAATGCGAGAAGCGGCGACCCCTGGCTTGCCGAGCGCCTGTCCGACGTGAGCGGCACGATTGCTCATGCGACCATCAATGGCAGGCCGTATGGCGTCGCCACCGAGCGGATCGTGAAGGGCCAGACCGTTTCCTACGTGCAGTGCGCAACGAGCGCGCACTTCATCAAGGAGCTGGTGAAACTCAAGGTGAAGCCGATCCCGGAGATCGTCTCGATCCTCCTCCTCATCGCGACGGTCACGTTCGGCTTGACGCTGCCGCTCACGATTCACCGCGTGCTCAAGCCGCTGCGCGAGGCGTCGCGCGCGGCGGAGCAAATCACGCCGCGCAACCTGACGACGCGTCTTTCGACCACCGGCGTTCCGAGCGAAATCAAGCCGCTGATCGACGCTTTCAACGAAGCGCTCGGCAGGCTCGAAAACGGCTTCACGGTTCAGCAGCAGTTTCTTGCGGCCGCGGCGCACGAGCTGCAAACGCCGTTGACGCTGGTCAGAGGACAG is drawn from Trinickia violacea and contains these coding sequences:
- a CDS encoding LysR substrate-binding domain-containing protein; this encodes MFDTVVLRSFVAVVQEGGFTHAAARLNLTQSAVSAHVRRLEKQVGRDLLARTTRSVALTADGELLLGYARAILALNHDAQAQLSRGPSEGAIRVGLSEDLTNVRLMNVMQAFAVRYPRIEFSVRVGIAAELLATMDHGELDMVIGGRCQGTRPGRVLWREPLVWAGAEWASLTPGAPVPLALLPEPCPYREAALAALARAGVDYRIALVCSSGGGLCAAAQAGFAVTPIVQTQLVHGLHVVPPDAGLPALPDVEFTMFAAAGASAHIADELGNAIVLAFVRKG
- the ampC gene encoding class C beta-lactamase, with the protein product MTTIACVVASQSQAATAVDAQQPALQRAVDAAIAPVKQQYGIPGIAVGVTVDGKHTFYNYGIASKDTRDPVTRHTLFEVGSFSKTLTATLACYAQVDGKLSLSDTAGQHLPGLRGSNLARASLLNLGTHTSGLPLYVPDSIANNEQLTTFLRDWKPEHPAGTFRLYSNPGIGTLGLIAAKSMNQPFDDAMQGMLLPALGMTHTYLDVPAGVMKDYAQGYNKNDAPVRLNPGALASEAYGIKTDTADVLRFLDVNMNVSPVDAKWQQAIACAQTGYYAIGPFVQDLIWEQYPYPVALNTLQAGNSPDVIYKGAAATELTPPLPPQSEALINKTGSTNGFSTYAVFIPARKIGIVILANKSYPIDARVAAAYRILSSLTDQK
- a CDS encoding MipA/OmpV family protein; its protein translation is MKITLRRERPLLLAIASLALTSGTAWADGAIGAEASGTNDSGLTILSNATNVTRWGLGAGVGVEEGAYKGYGAKTTPLPLFYFDDKWVHALGTTIDLKIGNWSGVSVALRGRYALGEGFKGSDAPILNGMENRNGAFWYGPALAWRTAFGTLSTDYLLGGNKGERANIDFSKSFDLGRFSLTPHAGVEWLSSKYVDYYYGVRPSEAEAGRPAYTGTSTWNMSVGTRVDYHFTKQQQVLLDVGVSHLGSAITDSPIVGKRYVPKVMVGYLYHFN
- a CDS encoding response regulator transcription factor; amino-acid sequence: MSRVAIVEDHERLAGMVRQALGDAGIEADLFRSVSEASYGVSQADYAVLIIDRGLPDGDGLAFLRSLRAAGRMTPCLMLTARDALHDRVDGLESGADDYVTKPFAMSELVARVRTLMRRPAVLTALIASFADISVDPRQRVLQCGAESVVLAPTELQIMQCLIEAAGGTVRHATLEHAAWGLGGAVTPNALEVTLHRLRKKLAAIGAATRLTNTRGAGFALQAGAQGPLSSDEPAPSKRDAGV
- a CDS encoding response regulator transcription factor, coding for MKQRILVVDGDAACRDALRVCLHASGYDVAVLYEPGKMEKRLREERPALVVMASGAVLGSGLAALKALRRSGDDLPVIMLGERDDAVERIVALECGADDFITKPFNAHEVLARIRRVLARAKDVSFQDPASRPPFSFDGFELDFASRTLRFRGEAVPLSERDYAILNLFTSAPNQVLSRERIAQGIWPETPYRPGSVSAAVHRLRRLIMSRSAIPDLIQTVRGTGYVFCSS
- a CDS encoding sensor histidine kinase, with amino-acid sequence MFKHWIRSLSARLWLTSVAALALGLALLATSVIYVLERYPDPLLGRREQLEFVAAVARGLNFDSAGHPVSVQLPEPISWLFNVTPTEVQYRVLDENGRLLMASANARSGDPWLAERLSDVSGTIAHATINGRPYGVATERIVKGQTVSYVQCATSAHFIKELVKLKVKPIPEIVSILLLIATVTFGLTLPLTIHRVLKPLREASRAAEQITPRNLTTRLSTTGVPSEIKPLIDAFNEALGRLENGFTVQQQFLAAAAHELQTPLTLVRGQIELQPEIKDKELLLREIDLMARQVRQLLHLAEVSESQNFTFGQVIIADVAQDVVAYLARKADAKEVKLEIEPHPTLPAIWADRSALFIMLKNIVENAINVSPPKSVVSLAIDEASIQIRDEGPGIRQEHLPFLFKRFWRAPDAKHDGAGLGLAICKEIAIAHEWRLTVSRLAAGTCFTVWL